A genomic stretch from Erwinia sp. E_sp_B01_1 includes:
- the tusC gene encoding sulfurtransferase complex subunit TusC has translation MNKVAFIFSQAPHGTSAGREGLDAVLAISALSEEVGLFFVSDGVLQLISGQDPEQVLSRNYIATFGVLPLYDLERFYVCAASLAERGISAEMAEVLPVEVLTPLALRAELEKYDRIITF, from the coding sequence ATGAATAAGGTGGCTTTTATTTTCAGTCAGGCTCCTCACGGCACCAGTGCCGGACGCGAAGGGCTGGATGCGGTGTTAGCGATATCCGCGCTGAGTGAAGAGGTGGGGCTATTTTTTGTGAGTGATGGCGTCCTGCAGCTTATTTCTGGTCAGGATCCTGAACAGGTGCTTTCCCGTAACTACATAGCGACTTTCGGCGTGCTGCCACTCTACGATCTTGAGCGTTTTTATGTTTGTGCTGCCTCCCTGGCCGAACGGGGTATCAGCGCTGAAATGGCAGAGGTTCTGCCGGTCGAAGTTTTAACGCCTTTGGCACTGCGTGCCGAGCTGGAAAAATACGATCGTATCATTACATTTTGA
- the rpsG gene encoding 30S ribosomal protein S7: protein MPRRRVIGQRKILPDPKFGSELLAKFVNILMVDGKKSTAESIVYTALETLAQRSGKNELEAFEVALDNVRPTVEVKSRRVGGSTYQVPVEVRPVRRNALAMRWIVEAARKRGDKSMALRLANELSDAAENKGTAVKKREDVHRMAEANKAFAHYRW, encoded by the coding sequence ATGCCACGTCGTCGCGTAATTGGTCAGCGTAAAATTCTGCCAGATCCTAAGTTCGGATCAGAGCTGCTGGCCAAATTTGTAAATATCCTGATGGTAGATGGTAAAAAATCTACTGCTGAATCAATCGTCTATACCGCGCTTGAGACCCTGGCTCAGCGTTCAGGTAAAAACGAACTGGAAGCATTCGAAGTAGCCCTGGACAACGTCCGCCCAACCGTGGAAGTTAAATCCCGTCGCGTTGGTGGTTCTACTTATCAGGTACCAGTTGAAGTCCGTCCGGTTCGTCGTAATGCTCTGGCAATGCGTTGGATCGTTGAAGCTGCTCGTAAACGCGGTGATAAATCTATGGCTCTGCGCCTGGCGAACGAACTTTCTGATGCTGCAGAGAACAAAGGTACTGCAGTTAAGAAACGTGAAGACGTTCACCGTATGGCCGAAGCCAACAAGGCGTTCGCTCACTACCGCTGGTAA
- a CDS encoding transcriptional regulator, translated as MSGSIFTGDVADLELLEQHPFVQTDFDILKSYEAVVDGLAMLIGSHCEIVLHSLEDLKCSAVRIANGEHTGRKIGSPITDLALRMLHDMTGADSNVSKAYFTRAKSGVLMKSVTIAIRNGDQRVIGLLCINMNLDVPFSQIMATFMPPETQDAASSVNFASSVDDLVMQTLEFTIEEVSGDRNVSNNAKNRQIVLNLYEKGIFDIKDAINQVADRLNISKHTVYLYIRQFKSGDLQGHER; from the coding sequence ATGTCTGGTTCAATTTTTACCGGTGATGTGGCCGATCTGGAATTACTGGAACAGCATCCCTTCGTGCAAACTGACTTCGATATCCTCAAATCCTATGAAGCCGTGGTTGATGGGCTGGCGATGTTGATTGGCTCACACTGTGAAATTGTTCTGCATTCACTGGAAGATTTGAAGTGTTCAGCCGTCAGGATTGCTAATGGCGAGCATACCGGCCGCAAGATTGGGTCACCCATCACCGACCTTGCGCTGCGTATGCTGCATGATATGACCGGGGCAGACAGTAATGTCTCTAAGGCCTACTTCACGCGTGCCAAAAGCGGTGTTCTGATGAAGTCGGTCACGATTGCCATCCGTAATGGCGATCAACGTGTGATTGGCCTGCTTTGTATCAACATGAACCTGGATGTTCCTTTCTCGCAGATTATGGCGACGTTTATGCCGCCTGAGACCCAGGATGCGGCCTCCTCAGTGAATTTCGCTTCTTCGGTTGATGACCTGGTGATGCAAACGCTGGAGTTCACCATTGAAGAGGTCAGTGGCGACCGTAACGTTTCCAATAACGCCAAGAATCGTCAGATTGTGCTCAATCTGTATGAGAAGGGGATCTTCGATATCAAAGATGCCATTAATCAGGTTGCTGATCGGCTCAACATTTCCAAGCACACCGTCTATCTCTACATCCGCCAGTTTAAAAGTGGAGATCTTCAGGGGCATGAACGCTGA
- the rpsL gene encoding 30S ribosomal protein S12 yields the protein MATVNQLVRKPRARKVAKSNVPALEACPQKRGVCTRVYTTTPKKPNSALRKVCRVRLTNGFEVTSYIGGEGHNLQEHSVILIRGGRVKDLPGVRYHTVRGALDCSGVKDRKQSRSKYGVKKPKA from the coding sequence ATGGCAACAGTTAACCAGCTGGTACGCAAACCACGCGCACGCAAAGTTGCAAAGAGCAACGTGCCTGCGTTGGAAGCCTGCCCGCAGAAACGTGGTGTATGTACCCGTGTATATACTACTACCCCTAAAAAACCGAACTCCGCACTGCGTAAAGTATGTCGTGTTCGTTTAACCAATGGTTTTGAAGTTACCTCCTACATCGGTGGTGAAGGTCATAACCTGCAGGAACACTCCGTGATCCTGATCCGTGGCGGTCGTGTAAAAGACTTGCCAGGTGTGCGTTACCACACCGTTCGTGGCGCGCTGGACTGCTCAGGTGTTAAAGACCGTAAGCAGTCACGCTCCAAGTACGGCGTGAAGAAGCCAAAGGCTTAA
- the tusB gene encoding sulfurtransferase complex subunit TusB — protein MLYTLITSPYKCDLTALMRIISQGDDLLLLQDGVLAALEGSRALEILLKAPISLYVLQEDIVARGLSAQISTSATRVSYTDFVALTVKNPQQMTW, from the coding sequence ATGCTGTATACCCTGATCACCTCTCCTTATAAATGTGATTTAACCGCATTGATGCGAATTATTTCTCAGGGCGACGATCTGCTGCTGCTTCAGGACGGCGTGCTGGCCGCCCTGGAAGGGAGTCGGGCCCTTGAAATCTTGCTGAAAGCCCCTATATCACTGTATGTGCTGCAAGAAGATATTGTCGCTCGCGGACTTTCTGCTCAAATTTCAACCAGTGCGACCAGGGTAAGCTATACTGATTTCGTCGCGCTGACGGTAAAAAATCCGCAACAAATGACCTGGTAA
- the tusD gene encoding sulfurtransferase complex subunit TusD, with protein MRYTLLVTGPAYGTQHSSSAYLFAQALLAAGHELESVFFYREGVLNASQLTSPASDEFNLSKAWQRLHQEQGVILNICVAAALRRGITDQQEANNLNLPSANLAEGFQLSGLGALAEAALTCERLVQF; from the coding sequence ATGCGTTACACCTTACTGGTCACCGGCCCCGCTTACGGAACTCAGCATTCGAGCAGCGCGTATCTTTTTGCGCAGGCTTTGCTGGCTGCCGGGCATGAACTGGAAAGTGTTTTTTTCTATCGTGAAGGGGTGCTCAATGCCAGCCAGTTAACCTCACCGGCCAGCGATGAGTTTAATCTGAGCAAAGCCTGGCAGCGTCTTCATCAGGAGCAGGGTGTCATCCTGAACATCTGTGTGGCAGCGGCACTTCGCCGTGGCATCACCGATCAGCAGGAAGCCAATAATCTGAACCTGCCTTCGGCCAATCTGGCTGAGGGGTTTCAACTGTCAGGATTAGGGGCGCTGGCAGAAGCAGCCCTGACATGTGAACGTTTGGTGCAGTTCTGA
- the fkpA gene encoding FKBP-type peptidyl-prolyl cis-trans isomerase, with product MKSLFKVTLLATTMAVALNAPLAMAAETSPAAAPAQQAPQQAPKNAAFKNDDQQSAYALGASLGRYMENSLKEQEKLGIKLDKDQLISGVQDAFAGKSKLSDQEIEQTLQAFEGRVKGAAQAKMEKDAKENTQKGDAYATKFAKEKGVKKTESGLLYQVEKEGTGDAPKDSDTVVVNYKGTLIDGTEFDNSYTRGEPLSFRLDGVIPGWTEGLKHVKKGGKIKLVIPPQLAYGKNGVPGIPANSTLVFDVELLDIKPAAKADADAPKPAEAPAAPQAK from the coding sequence ATGAAATCACTGTTTAAAGTCACACTGTTAGCCACCACCATGGCCGTCGCGCTGAATGCGCCACTGGCAATGGCTGCCGAAACTTCTCCGGCAGCAGCACCGGCTCAGCAGGCACCACAGCAGGCACCGAAGAACGCAGCCTTTAAAAATGATGACCAGCAGTCCGCTTATGCGCTGGGTGCATCACTGGGCCGCTACATGGAAAACTCTCTCAAAGAGCAGGAGAAACTGGGCATCAAACTGGATAAAGATCAGCTGATCTCTGGTGTTCAGGATGCTTTCGCGGGTAAGAGCAAACTCTCTGACCAGGAAATCGAACAGACCCTGCAAGCATTTGAAGGCCGCGTGAAAGGCGCTGCCCAGGCGAAGATGGAAAAAGACGCAAAAGAGAACACCCAGAAGGGTGACGCTTATGCCACCAAATTTGCCAAAGAAAAAGGCGTGAAGAAAACAGAATCCGGTCTGCTTTATCAGGTTGAGAAAGAAGGTACCGGTGATGCACCAAAAGACAGCGATACCGTAGTAGTGAACTACAAAGGTACGCTGATTGACGGTACTGAATTTGACAACTCTTACACGCGCGGTGAGCCTCTCTCCTTCCGTCTGGATGGCGTAATCCCAGGCTGGACTGAAGGTCTGAAGCATGTGAAGAAGGGCGGCAAGATCAAGCTGGTCATTCCACCACAGCTGGCTTACGGCAAAAACGGTGTTCCGGGTATCCCGGCTAACTCCACGCTGGTGTTTGATGTGGAGCTCCTCGACATCAAACCTGCTGCAAAAGCAGATGCTGATGCCCCTAAACCTGCAGAAGCCCCTGCCGCTCCTCAGGCGAAGTAA